The Pseudomonas triclosanedens genome has a window encoding:
- a CDS encoding type I secretion system permease/ATPase, translating into MSADVPPEEPGNSSPDSGLVALCMLARFHNIAASPEQLAHDHSPDGAPFESPQILLAARALGLKARSVRSAPRRLPHLPLPVIAADTAGGFFIIARHDDGKVLIHDPRVNRPEVLGLEQLAARWSGEAILVQSQAAAARELGRFDFTWFIPAIVKYRKLLGEVLLVSFVLQIFALLTPLFFQVVMDKVLVHRGLTTLDVVAIGLLGIMLFETLLSGLRSYVFSHTASRIDVELGSRLFRHLVTLPLAYFQARRVGDSVARVRELENIRSFLTGNAITLVLDVLFSVVFIAVMFFYSGWLTLVVVLSLPLYFIISLVITPILRARLDESFSRGAENQAFLVETVNGIDTLKSMAVEPQINRKWDNQLAGYVAASFKTQNLSNIANEAVGLVGKLVTVATLWLGARLVIDGDLSVGQLIAFNMLAGRVSQPIMRLAQLWTSFQQTGVSVQRLGDILNTRTEQNEAGRSDLPPIKGRIEFDQVHFRYRPDGSEVLRGVSLVAAPGEVIGIVGRSGSGKSTLTRLLQRLYTPERGRVLVDGTDLALANVASLRRQIGVVLQDNMLFARSIRENIALADPGAPIEAVIQAARLAGAHEFILELPEGYDTVVGEHGASLSGGQRQRIAIARALIGDPRVLIFDEATSALDYESERVIQQNMKAICRGRTVIIIAHRLSAVREADRIVVMDRGQIVEQGSHAELLSHQAGHYSRLHRLQQG; encoded by the coding sequence ATGTCAGCAGACGTACCTCCCGAGGAGCCCGGAAACTCGTCACCGGACTCCGGGCTAGTCGCCCTGTGCATGCTCGCCAGGTTCCACAACATCGCGGCGTCGCCAGAGCAACTGGCCCATGACCACAGCCCCGATGGCGCTCCATTCGAGTCGCCGCAGATCCTGCTTGCCGCGCGTGCCCTGGGGTTGAAGGCGCGCTCCGTGCGCAGCGCGCCCAGGCGCCTGCCGCACCTGCCGTTGCCGGTCATCGCCGCCGATACCGCCGGAGGGTTCTTCATCATTGCCCGCCACGACGACGGCAAGGTGTTGATCCACGATCCGCGCGTCAATCGCCCCGAAGTGCTTGGCCTGGAGCAACTGGCCGCACGCTGGAGCGGCGAGGCGATCCTGGTTCAGTCGCAGGCGGCGGCTGCCCGCGAGCTGGGGCGTTTCGACTTCACCTGGTTCATCCCGGCCATCGTCAAATACCGCAAGCTGCTCGGGGAAGTGTTGCTGGTTTCTTTCGTGCTGCAGATCTTCGCTCTGCTCACGCCGCTGTTCTTCCAGGTGGTGATGGACAAGGTGCTGGTGCATCGCGGCCTCACCACGCTGGATGTCGTGGCCATCGGCCTGCTCGGCATCATGCTGTTCGAAACCCTGCTGTCGGGGCTGCGCAGCTACGTGTTCTCCCACACCGCCAGCCGTATCGACGTCGAGCTCGGCTCACGGTTGTTCCGCCACCTGGTGACATTGCCCCTGGCGTACTTCCAGGCGCGCCGCGTCGGCGACTCGGTGGCGCGCGTGCGCGAGCTGGAGAACATCCGCAGCTTCCTTACCGGCAACGCCATCACGCTGGTGCTCGATGTGCTGTTCTCGGTGGTGTTCATCGCGGTGATGTTCTTCTACAGCGGCTGGCTGACCCTGGTGGTGGTGCTGTCGTTGCCGCTGTACTTCATCATTTCCCTGGTCATCACGCCGATCCTGCGAGCGCGGCTCGACGAGAGTTTCAGTCGTGGCGCGGAGAACCAGGCGTTTCTGGTGGAGACGGTCAATGGCATCGACACTCTGAAATCGATGGCGGTGGAGCCGCAGATCAACCGCAAGTGGGACAACCAGCTCGCCGGCTACGTGGCCGCCAGCTTCAAGACGCAGAACCTGTCCAACATCGCCAACGAGGCGGTGGGCCTGGTCGGCAAGCTGGTGACGGTGGCGACGCTCTGGCTCGGTGCACGGCTGGTCATCGACGGCGACCTGAGCGTAGGCCAGTTGATCGCCTTCAATATGCTTGCCGGGCGGGTATCGCAGCCGATCATGCGCCTGGCGCAACTGTGGACCAGCTTCCAGCAGACCGGCGTATCGGTGCAGCGCCTGGGTGACATCCTCAATACCCGCACCGAGCAGAACGAGGCGGGGCGCAGCGACTTGCCGCCGATCAAGGGACGGATTGAATTCGACCAGGTGCATTTCCGCTACCGCCCGGATGGTTCGGAAGTGCTGCGCGGCGTCAGCCTGGTGGCCGCGCCCGGCGAGGTGATCGGCATCGTCGGCCGGTCCGGGTCGGGCAAGAGCACCCTGACTCGCCTGCTGCAGCGGCTGTACACGCCCGAGCGCGGCCGCGTGCTGGTGGACGGCACCGACCTGGCCCTGGCCAACGTGGCGTCGCTGCGTCGGCAGATCGGCGTGGTATTGCAGGACAACATGCTGTTCGCCCGTTCCATCCGCGAGAACATCGCCCTGGCCGATCCCGGCGCGCCGATCGAGGCGGTGATCCAGGCGGCCAGGCTGGCCGGTGCGCACGAGTTCATCCTCGAACTTCCCGAAGGCTATGACACCGTGGTCGGCGAGCACGGCGCCTCGCTGTCCGGCGGGCAACGGCAACGCATCGCCATTGCCCGCGCGCTGATCGGCGACCCGCGCGTACTGATCTTCGACGAAGCCACCAGCGCGCTGGACTACGAGTCGGAACGGGTCATCCAGCAGAACATGAAGGCCATCTGCCGGGGGCGCACGGTGATCATCATCGCGCATCGCCTGAGCGCGGTGCGCGAGGCCGACCGGATCGTGGTCATGGATCGCGGGCAGATAGTCGAGCAGGGCTCGCATGCCGAACTGTTGTCCCACCAGGCGGGCCATTACTCCCGTCTGCATCGTCTTCAGCAGGGGTAG
- a CDS encoding HlyD family type I secretion periplasmic adaptor subunit, with translation MGAKRELLRRYRSAWRQSWSQRKQMDSPPRLTHEVQFLPAALALQEKPPHPAPRYIQWAILVFCALALLWACIGEIDVVATANGKIVPSGKTKVIQPSEVAVVKAIHVYDGQQVKAGELLVELDSQITGADVERLRSDLLAARIDSARASALLTAIESGREPGRVAALLDGVDAKRIDSAQTWVQGQYLELRSNVAQMQAGIEQRSAEIEAAQSSIASLQKSLPIARQLAEDYRRLLERNFVAKHASLEKEQALLDQERELAVQKARLLELQASRREAEERKEGVFAQARRSMLDLQHEADQRLAGLTQELLKAQQRDRLTRLVAPVDGTVQQLAIHTPGGVVTEAQPLMAIVPRDQPVEVEAMLENKDIGFVRAGQEVEVKVETFNFTKYGVMHGVVQSVSSDAIEDERLGLVYSTRIQLKENLIRIDERSVLLSPGMAVRAEVKTDRRKVIDYFLSPLQRHLDEGLAER, from the coding sequence ATGGGAGCCAAACGTGAATTGCTGCGCCGCTACCGCAGCGCCTGGCGCCAGTCGTGGAGCCAGCGAAAACAGATGGACAGCCCGCCGCGGCTGACCCATGAGGTGCAGTTCCTGCCTGCCGCCCTGGCGCTTCAGGAGAAGCCGCCGCACCCGGCGCCACGCTACATCCAGTGGGCGATCCTGGTGTTCTGCGCGCTGGCCCTGCTGTGGGCATGCATCGGTGAGATAGATGTGGTCGCCACCGCCAACGGAAAGATCGTTCCCAGCGGCAAGACCAAGGTGATCCAGCCGAGCGAGGTCGCCGTGGTGAAGGCGATCCATGTCTACGACGGTCAGCAGGTCAAGGCTGGGGAACTGCTGGTCGAGCTGGACTCGCAGATCACCGGCGCGGATGTCGAGCGCCTCAGGAGCGACCTGCTGGCGGCCCGTATCGACAGTGCGCGTGCCAGTGCGCTGCTCACCGCCATCGAGAGCGGGCGCGAACCCGGCCGGGTCGCTGCGCTGCTCGATGGCGTGGACGCCAAGCGCATCGATTCGGCGCAGACCTGGGTGCAGGGCCAGTACCTGGAGCTGCGTTCCAACGTGGCACAAATGCAGGCAGGCATCGAGCAGCGCAGCGCCGAGATCGAGGCGGCGCAGTCCAGCATCGCCTCGCTGCAGAAGTCCCTGCCCATTGCCAGGCAACTGGCCGAAGACTACCGGCGCCTGCTGGAGCGGAACTTCGTGGCCAAGCATGCCTCGCTGGAAAAGGAGCAGGCACTGCTGGACCAGGAGCGTGAACTGGCCGTGCAGAAGGCGCGGCTGCTGGAGCTGCAGGCATCCCGCCGTGAGGCGGAGGAGCGCAAGGAGGGCGTGTTCGCCCAGGCCCGGCGTTCCATGCTCGACCTGCAGCACGAGGCTGACCAGCGCCTGGCGGGACTGACCCAGGAATTGCTCAAGGCACAGCAGCGCGACCGGCTGACGCGGCTGGTCGCACCCGTGGATGGCACGGTACAGCAACTGGCGATTCATACGCCCGGTGGCGTGGTGACCGAAGCCCAGCCGCTGATGGCCATCGTCCCGCGCGACCAGCCGGTGGAGGTGGAAGCGATGCTGGAGAACAAGGACATCGGCTTCGTGCGTGCCGGCCAGGAAGTCGAGGTGAAGGTCGAGACATTCAATTTCACCAAGTACGGCGTCATGCACGGCGTCGTGCAGAGCGTATCGAGTGACGCCATCGAGGATGAGCGTCTGGGGCTGGTCTACAGCACGCGGATACAGCTCAAGGAAAACCTTATCCGGATCGACGAGCGGAGCGTGCTCCTGTCGCCCGGCATGGCCGTGCGCGCCGAGGTCAAGACCGACCGGCGCAAGGTCATCGACTACTTCCTGAGCCCCTTGCAGCGCCACCTGGATGAAGGTCTGGCAGAGCGCTGA
- a CDS encoding amidohydrolase family protein: MTIQQGRIDVHHHIIPPAFVETMTSKGLDMVAGAPLPKWTAQKSIEVMDLNGIQTAITSLSAPGVHFGGGVVQARELAMRCNDFAAQMRDDYPGRFGNFAVLPTPFTEAACREAIRALDELKAEGVVLLGSTDGVFLGDARFDELMAELDRRAAIVFVHPNMHETSERLGMVAPGFLVEFLCDTTRAAVNLMLTGTLEKYPRIRWILAHGGGFLPYVAWRVSLANALPQFQDKAPQGVMTYLKRFYYDTALSPSRYSMAALKELVEPSQILFGSDFPFAPAPVTTLSCQTLEENPLWSDEQRYGISRGHALSLFPQYRQADERVVAAPIYSGESFASRMKRSLTRPLGAYVERVRSR, translated from the coding sequence ATGACGATCCAACAAGGTCGAATCGACGTGCACCACCACATCATCCCGCCGGCCTTCGTCGAGACCATGACGAGCAAGGGCCTGGACATGGTGGCCGGAGCGCCGCTGCCGAAATGGACAGCGCAGAAGTCCATCGAGGTGATGGACCTCAACGGCATCCAGACGGCGATCACCTCGCTGTCTGCGCCGGGTGTGCACTTTGGCGGTGGCGTGGTGCAGGCCCGCGAGCTGGCCATGCGCTGCAACGATTTCGCCGCGCAGATGCGCGACGATTATCCGGGCCGCTTCGGCAACTTCGCGGTGCTGCCGACACCCTTCACCGAAGCCGCGTGCCGCGAGGCGATCCGCGCCCTGGATGAGCTCAAGGCCGAGGGCGTGGTGCTGCTGGGCAGCACCGATGGTGTATTCCTCGGCGACGCTCGTTTCGATGAGCTGATGGCCGAGCTGGACCGCCGCGCGGCCATCGTCTTCGTCCATCCGAACATGCACGAGACCAGCGAGCGGCTGGGCATGGTCGCGCCGGGCTTCCTGGTGGAGTTTCTCTGCGATACCACGCGTGCGGCGGTCAACCTGATGCTTACCGGCACTCTGGAAAAGTACCCGCGCATTCGCTGGATTCTTGCCCACGGCGGCGGCTTCCTGCCCTACGTGGCCTGGCGCGTTTCACTGGCCAATGCACTGCCGCAATTCCAGGACAAGGCGCCGCAAGGGGTGATGACCTACCTGAAGCGCTTCTACTACGACACCGCGCTGTCGCCGTCGCGCTATTCGATGGCTGCGCTCAAGGAGCTGGTCGAGCCATCGCAGATTCTCTTCGGCAGCGACTTCCCGTTCGCTCCGGCGCCGGTCACGACCTTGTCCTGCCAGACCCTGGAGGAGAACCCTCTGTGGTCCGACGAGCAGCGCTACGGGATCAGCCGCGGCCATGCGCTGAGCCTGTTCCCGCAGTATCGCCAGGCCGACGAGCGCGTGGTAGCGGCGCCGATCTACAGCGGCGAGTCCTTCGCCAGCCGCATGAAGCGCAGCCTCACACGGCCCCTGGGCGCCTACGTCGAACGCGTGCGCAGCCGCTGA
- a CDS encoding amidohydrolase family protein gives MKRREFVIGAGVLASASLLADELPKLAPGAVPGDAPGPSPAAVPLAIGHIDVHHHIVPPFYAEALRRQGLERVTGVGLPEWSAERSVALLDAQGVRTAITSLSSPGVWFGDARAAAGLARRCNEFAAELGQRHTGRFGSFACLPLPATDAACAEAVHALDVLKADGVVLLASNDGVFLGDARFDELMAELDRREASVFLHPNLHPSSGELGLAAPGFLLEFVCDTTRAAVNLILSGTLEKYPRIRWILAHAGGFLPYAAWRISLANALPQFQEQAPLGVMSYLRRFYFDTALAPAAPSMAVLRELVEPSQLLFGSDFPFAPQLLVAEQMTTLAASGIWSAQALAGIRRSHALSLFPRFAAAGEAVAAAPRFEEESTLHWLGRSAGKPFAALAQHLKD, from the coding sequence ATGAAACGCCGTGAATTCGTGATTGGTGCGGGTGTGCTCGCCAGCGCCTCGCTGCTTGCCGACGAATTGCCGAAACTGGCTCCGGGCGCGGTTCCGGGCGATGCGCCCGGACCCTCGCCGGCGGCCGTGCCGCTCGCTATAGGGCATATCGACGTGCACCACCATATCGTGCCGCCGTTCTATGCCGAGGCGCTGCGCCGCCAGGGGCTGGAACGAGTCACCGGCGTGGGCCTGCCGGAGTGGTCGGCGGAGCGCTCGGTGGCCCTGCTCGATGCGCAGGGTGTGCGTACGGCGATCACGTCGCTGTCGTCGCCCGGCGTCTGGTTCGGCGATGCTCGCGCCGCCGCCGGCCTGGCACGACGCTGCAATGAGTTCGCCGCCGAGCTGGGCCAGCGCCACACCGGGCGCTTCGGCAGCTTCGCCTGCCTGCCGTTGCCGGCTACCGACGCCGCCTGCGCCGAGGCGGTGCACGCCCTGGATGTGCTCAAGGCCGACGGTGTGGTGCTGCTGGCCAGCAACGATGGAGTGTTTCTTGGCGATGCCCGCTTCGATGAGCTGATGGCCGAACTGGACCGCCGCGAAGCCAGCGTGTTCCTCCATCCCAACCTGCACCCGAGCAGCGGGGAACTCGGCCTGGCCGCGCCCGGCTTCCTGCTGGAGTTCGTCTGCGATACCACGCGTGCCGCGGTGAACCTGATTCTCAGCGGGACGCTGGAGAAGTATCCGCGCATCCGCTGGATTCTCGCCCATGCCGGCGGCTTCCTGCCCTATGCGGCCTGGCGCATATCGCTGGCCAACGCCTTGCCGCAGTTCCAGGAACAGGCACCGTTGGGGGTGATGAGCTACCTGCGGCGCTTCTACTTCGACACCGCGCTGGCCCCGGCGGCGCCATCGATGGCGGTGCTGCGCGAGCTGGTGGAGCCGAGCCAGCTGCTGTTCGGCAGCGACTTCCCGTTTGCCCCGCAGCTGCTGGTCGCCGAGCAGATGACGACGCTCGCCGCCAGCGGCATATGGAGCGCCCAGGCGCTGGCGGGCATCCGCCGAAGCCACGCCCTGAGCCTCTTCCCACGCTTCGCTGCGGCGGGCGAGGCGGTGGCGGCGGCGCCGCGTTTCGAGGAAGAGTCCACCTTGCACTGGCTCGGCCGTAGCGCCGGAAAGCCGTTCGCCGCCCTGGCTCAACATTTGAAGGATTGA
- a CDS encoding bifunctional 3-(3-hydroxy-phenyl)propionate/3-hydroxycinnamic acid hydroxylase, translated as MNNNNDLPPESVDVLVVGNGPVGATLAALLGRYGVDTLVVDKAHDVLPLPRAIALDNEALRILQLAGLEEDAFDTVVIPHVKMHCPIVGQFGQANTSGRIDGHHKLVTFYQPDLEQAMRQQARRFDNLRSLGGLELQEFTQDASGVTALLRDEAGRQHRVRCDYLVGADGASSRVRGLIGQEFNGQSYAEDWLIVDAGSRQGKAIDHVEFLCDHRRPTPHMPAPGGRERWEFMLRPGETRDQMEDQERIRALLAPWIEPQQLRIERKAVYRFHARCCESFQQGRVFLVGDAAHITPPFVGQGLVAGLRDVANLAWKLSWVLQGRASPGILDSYDQERQPHAREMIDLAKLMGRLVMPSNAVAAALIHGFMKTLRIIPAARRHFEELDIKPKNRYRRGLFVRGSRRLRAVSGGLFPQAWVRSGGRICLSDQLLGDRLQLVGLGTDPRRWLDPQQQARWLELGGGFLQIGHGRGDGVQDFAESLDGTLLASWPQPTLAVVRPDRIIMHQGAPEQAGEMLRHCQALLQA; from the coding sequence ATGAATAACAACAATGATCTCCCCCCCGAATCGGTCGATGTCCTGGTGGTCGGCAACGGCCCCGTGGGCGCGACGCTTGCCGCCTTGCTCGGACGCTATGGCGTGGACACCCTGGTGGTCGACAAGGCCCACGATGTGTTGCCGCTGCCACGCGCGATCGCCCTGGACAACGAAGCCCTGCGCATCCTCCAGCTCGCCGGGCTGGAAGAAGACGCCTTCGACACCGTGGTGATTCCCCACGTGAAGATGCACTGCCCCATCGTCGGCCAGTTCGGCCAGGCCAATACCAGCGGCCGCATCGACGGCCATCACAAGCTGGTGACCTTCTATCAGCCGGACCTGGAGCAAGCCATGCGCCAGCAGGCTCGGCGCTTCGACAACCTGCGCAGCCTGGGCGGGCTGGAACTGCAGGAGTTCACCCAGGATGCATCCGGTGTGACCGCGCTGCTGCGCGACGAAGCGGGCCGCCAGCACCGCGTGCGCTGCGACTACCTGGTGGGCGCGGACGGCGCCAGTTCCCGCGTGCGCGGGTTGATCGGCCAGGAGTTCAATGGCCAGAGCTACGCCGAAGACTGGCTCATCGTCGATGCCGGGTCGCGCCAGGGCAAGGCCATCGACCACGTGGAATTCCTTTGCGACCACCGCCGCCCAACGCCGCACATGCCCGCGCCGGGCGGGCGCGAGCGCTGGGAGTTCATGCTCAGGCCCGGCGAGACCCGCGACCAGATGGAAGACCAGGAGCGGATCCGCGCCCTGCTCGCCCCCTGGATCGAACCCCAGCAGTTACGGATCGAGCGCAAGGCGGTCTACCGCTTCCATGCCCGCTGCTGCGAGAGCTTCCAGCAAGGCCGGGTCTTCCTGGTGGGCGATGCCGCGCACATCACCCCGCCCTTCGTCGGCCAGGGCCTGGTGGCCGGCCTGCGAGATGTCGCCAACCTGGCCTGGAAGCTCTCCTGGGTACTCCAGGGACGTGCCTCGCCAGGGATACTCGACAGCTACGACCAGGAGCGCCAACCCCACGCACGGGAGATGATCGACCTGGCCAAGCTGATGGGGCGCCTGGTGATGCCGAGCAACGCCGTTGCTGCGGCGCTGATCCACGGGTTCATGAAGACCCTGCGCATCATTCCGGCGGCCCGGCGGCATTTCGAGGAGTTGGACATCAAGCCGAAGAACCGTTATCGCCGAGGGCTGTTCGTTCGCGGTTCGCGACGTTTGCGCGCCGTCAGCGGCGGGCTGTTTCCCCAGGCCTGGGTACGCAGCGGCGGGCGCATCTGCCTGAGCGATCAACTGCTGGGGGACCGCCTGCAACTGGTCGGCCTGGGCACAGACCCCCGGCGCTGGCTCGACCCACAGCAGCAAGCCAGGTGGCTGGAGCTGGGCGGCGGCTTCCTGCAGATCGGCCACGGCCGTGGCGACGGCGTCCAGGACTTCGCCGAAAGCCTCGACGGCACCCTGCTCGCGTCCTGGCCGCAGCCGACGCTGGCGGTGGTACGGCCAGACCGCATCATCATGCACCAGGGCGCACCCGAGCAGGCCGGCGAGATGCTGCGCCACTGCCAGGCATTGCTCCAGGCATGA
- a CDS encoding TetR/AcrR family transcriptional regulator → MTDRHTRDDSTAPLTRGHKKRARTRQGLLDAALRVFARQDVAATALQDLAVEAEVSTGTIYNYFRTREELAEAVGIELAGEFSETISELSRHIDSGSKRLAIGVRMFVLRAQSDPQWASALLRVIHFDQAMHSTLASHVRDDLRGGLAEGVFHYANEDIALDLVISCATGAIRATLEGRTHDEQDILLAEMVLRALGATPARARKIAALPLPQDG, encoded by the coding sequence ATGACCGACCGCCATACACGCGACGACAGCACCGCACCGCTCACCCGCGGCCACAAGAAACGCGCACGCACCCGCCAGGGCCTGCTCGACGCGGCCCTGCGCGTCTTCGCCCGGCAGGATGTCGCGGCGACCGCGCTGCAAGACCTCGCCGTGGAGGCCGAGGTCTCCACCGGCACCATCTACAACTATTTCCGCACTCGCGAGGAACTGGCCGAGGCCGTGGGCATCGAGCTTGCCGGGGAGTTCTCGGAGACCATCTCGGAGCTCAGCAGGCACATCGACAGCGGCTCGAAACGGCTCGCCATCGGTGTCCGCATGTTCGTCCTGCGCGCCCAGTCGGACCCGCAATGGGCCAGCGCGCTGCTGCGAGTGATCCACTTCGACCAGGCGATGCACTCCACGCTGGCCAGCCATGTGCGCGACGACCTGCGCGGTGGCCTGGCCGAAGGCGTCTTCCACTATGCGAACGAAGACATCGCCCTGGACCTGGTGATTTCCTGCGCGACCGGCGCCATCCGCGCCACGCTGGAAGGCCGCACTCACGACGAGCAGGACATCCTGCTCGCCGAGATGGTCCTGCGGGCGCTCGGCGCCACCCCGGCCAGGGCACGGAAGATCGCCGCCCTGCCCCTGCCGCAGGACGGCTGA
- a CDS encoding NADH:flavin oxidoreductase/NADH oxidase family protein: MSTLFEPLRLPNGQVIRNRIAKAAMEENLADADHAPGDRLLRLYRRWAEGGAGLIITGNVMVDRRALTGPAGVILEDDRLLQRFSRWAEACRSHGAQAWMQINHPGRQLMADLGQQALGPSAIAVDIPGLKNVFAQPRALSGSEIDALIQRYLDAALLAERAGFSGVQVHAAHGYLFSQFLSPLSNRREDDWGGSLENRARILLRTVEAIRERVAAEFCVAVKLNSADFQRGGFEAQDAEAVIRMLNGRGVDLVEISGGSYESPAMQGQTRDGRTLAREAYFLEFAERIAATARMPLMVTGGIRRREVAERVLKGRVAMVGMATALAVDPALPRRWQAGEGAGVEPIVVAWKNKAFAAVATQSVVKKQLALLSQGRPTNPRTSPLLALIGNQLKLRKQSRRYRRWVEQAR; encoded by the coding sequence ATGAGTACATTGTTCGAGCCGCTGCGCCTGCCCAACGGGCAGGTGATCCGCAACCGCATCGCCAAGGCCGCGATGGAAGAGAACCTGGCCGACGCCGACCACGCGCCCGGCGACCGTTTGTTGCGCCTGTACCGCCGCTGGGCGGAAGGTGGCGCGGGTTTGATCATCACCGGCAACGTCATGGTCGACCGCCGTGCGCTCACCGGTCCGGCCGGGGTAATACTGGAAGATGATCGCCTGCTGCAGCGTTTCAGCCGCTGGGCCGAGGCGTGCCGTAGTCATGGTGCGCAGGCGTGGATGCAGATCAACCACCCGGGTCGCCAACTGATGGCCGACCTGGGCCAGCAGGCGCTCGGGCCTTCGGCCATCGCCGTGGACATTCCCGGCCTGAAGAATGTGTTCGCCCAGCCGCGCGCACTGTCGGGCAGCGAGATCGACGCGTTGATCCAGCGCTATCTCGACGCTGCGTTGCTGGCCGAGCGCGCCGGTTTCAGCGGCGTTCAGGTACATGCCGCGCATGGCTACCTGTTCAGCCAGTTCCTCTCGCCGCTGAGCAACCGGCGCGAGGATGACTGGGGCGGCAGCCTGGAGAACCGCGCGCGCATCCTGCTGCGTACGGTGGAGGCAATCCGCGAGCGGGTGGCTGCGGAGTTCTGCGTGGCGGTCAAGCTCAATTCCGCCGACTTCCAGCGTGGCGGCTTCGAGGCGCAGGATGCCGAGGCGGTGATCCGCATGCTCAACGGGCGCGGGGTCGACCTGGTCGAGATTTCCGGTGGCAGCTATGAAAGCCCGGCCATGCAGGGGCAGACTCGCGATGGCCGCACCCTGGCGCGGGAGGCGTATTTCCTGGAATTCGCCGAGCGCATTGCGGCCACCGCGCGGATGCCACTGATGGTCACCGGGGGCATTCGCCGGCGCGAGGTTGCCGAGCGTGTGCTCAAGGGCCGGGTAGCGATGGTCGGGATGGCCACGGCGCTGGCGGTCGACCCGGCGTTGCCGCGCCGCTGGCAGGCCGGAGAGGGCGCTGGCGTCGAGCCGATCGTGGTGGCCTGGAAGAACAAGGCATTCGCCGCCGTGGCGACCCAGTCGGTGGTGAAGAAGCAACTCGCGCTCCTCAGCCAGGGCCGCCCGACCAACCCGCGCACTTCTCCGTTGCTGGCTTTGATCGGCAACCAGTTGAAGCTGCGCAAGCAATCGCGTCGCTACCGGCGCTGGGTGGAACAGGCTCGCTGA